In one Bacteroidota bacterium genomic region, the following are encoded:
- a CDS encoding M1 family aminopeptidase yields the protein MRPQDGVDVESYEVFLNVDPGERVLHGLSRIVLREVSGQDTLRIRFDDEHAVRSVQVDDYEVNTTYEAGHLYVPFPKGSTFIDVEYVLEGPQAGLFYEDAHGQTVVFTDSQFLRGASWLPAVHHPADPATLILEVTAPDSLDVVASGRPRPAPPLSVSAHEQRWTYAVDAAVPVYTFAFAVADFATTEQAVTLPSGTTVPIQHHLLGADTTDARWLVRTPEVLAYFDSTLGPYAFDTYATAQVPIPFAGMENAATSFLRHDLYGQSYRGQNVVEEVNVHEVAHMWFGNRVTIRDYADLWLSEGIVSYLTTMFYEAADGPAMARELRVRMAEFSASNDLHDARQPLVPGTVTDPMDLVGATVYLKGGCVTHLLRLTLGDDAFARALRRTYAEYGLAQRPLSTVAFQTLLEAESGRDLDAFFDYWVYGTQVPTLRTGWDNTTGLLTWSIEDDAGLLDGLAVDLQILQEGETQAVALADGEVTLTGERPPTIRPVGVPMRLR from the coding sequence GTGCGCCCTCAGGACGGCGTAGACGTGGAGAGCTACGAGGTCTTCCTGAACGTCGATCCTGGCGAGCGAGTCCTCCACGGGCTGTCGCGCATCGTCCTACGCGAGGTGTCGGGACAGGACACGCTGCGCATTCGCTTCGACGACGAGCACGCCGTGCGTTCTGTCCAGGTCGACGATTACGAGGTGAACACGACCTACGAAGCAGGGCATCTCTACGTCCCATTTCCGAAGGGCAGCACCTTCATCGACGTGGAGTACGTCCTCGAAGGGCCGCAAGCTGGGCTGTTCTACGAGGATGCCCACGGGCAGACTGTTGTATTCACCGACTCGCAGTTCCTGCGTGGGGCATCGTGGCTGCCCGCCGTCCACCACCCTGCCGACCCAGCGACGCTAATCCTCGAAGTCACCGCGCCCGACTCCCTCGATGTCGTTGCTTCCGGGCGCCCTCGACCCGCGCCGCCGTTGAGCGTGAGCGCCCATGAGCAACGCTGGACCTACGCTGTCGATGCCGCCGTGCCCGTCTACACCTTCGCCTTCGCCGTGGCCGACTTCGCCACGACCGAGCAGGCGGTCACGCTGCCCTCCGGCACGACGGTGCCGATCCAGCACCACCTGCTCGGGGCCGACACGACCGACGCGCGCTGGCTCGTCCGCACGCCCGAGGTGCTCGCCTACTTCGACTCGACGCTCGGGCCGTACGCCTTCGACACCTACGCCACCGCGCAGGTGCCCATCCCGTTTGCCGGCATGGAGAACGCGGCGACCTCGTTTCTACGGCATGACCTCTACGGTCAGAGCTATCGCGGCCAGAACGTGGTCGAGGAGGTCAACGTCCACGAGGTCGCCCACATGTGGTTCGGCAACCGTGTCACGATCCGCGACTACGCCGACCTCTGGCTCTCCGAGGGCATCGTGAGCTACCTCACGACGATGTTCTATGAAGCCGCCGACGGCCCCGCCATGGCCCGCGAGCTGCGCGTCCGCATGGCCGAGTTCAGCGCCTCCAACGACCTCCATGATGCCCGCCAGCCGCTCGTGCCCGGAACCGTCACGGACCCGATGGACCTGGTCGGCGCGACGGTCTACCTCAAGGGCGGCTGCGTGACGCACCTGCTGCGCCTCACGCTCGGCGACGACGCGTTCGCCCGCGCGCTCCGCCGCACCTACGCGGAGTACGGTCTCGCCCAGCGCCCGCTCTCGACCGTCGCCTTCCAAACACTGCTCGAAGCGGAGTCAGGGCGCGACCTCGACGCCTTTTTCGACTATTGGGTCTATGGGACGCAGGTCCCTACGCTACGCACCGGCTGGGATAACACAACGGGCCTGCTCACCTGGAGCATCGAGGACGATGCGGGCCTGCTCGACGGCCTCGCCGTGGACCTGCAGATCCTGCAAGAGGGCGAAACCCAAGCCGTCGCACTTGCCGACGGCGAGGTGACGCTCACCGGCGAACGACCGCCCACAATCCGGCCCGTCGGTGTCCCGATGCGCCTACGGTGA
- a CDS encoding HsdR family type I site-specific deoxyribonuclease codes for MSTPSEYTLVEKPLLDTLRDAYGYRVLPPSAHAPSAEPGRLRARENEVLFTPLLVDALVRINGIPEATAQAVAADLAGLSDNERWTQILRGETSRQVPGEDTHRTIRLIDFDNVANNDFAVTSQLRVQGTTVRKPDVVVYVNGVPLVVIEAKSPTNKSQGIFDTIDQVKSLEREVPRLFAPNLLNIATTDVDLRYGATGAPKEFWSRWRDPWPRKSSEFADATAQGAYALLEPSRLLDILAHFVVFETRDGVTVKKVCRYQQYRAVNKMVQRVVEGAHRAGLIWHTQGSGKSLTMVFAALKLKLHRGITSPRLTNPNLLVLTDRIDLNTQITQTFQAVGIPNITQPRSIRELRKAVTPGSVGKVVLSTIFKFHWDDPRLKSRVLAQRQAALRELAVDGSENWILMVDEAHRGQEKDLGAYVRAILPDATRFGFTGTPVKKGDTDTFRNFGVPGEAYLDKYGIQDAVDDGATVPIYYQGRMTEWHLYAKEIDVLFDQWFAGEPPERIEELKRRGVTKGDLARFQPRIDLIAQDIWAHYRDSVAPDGFKAQICAIDRRACVAYKKALDKVIAKSLRKTKGYKKKKAKRKAAAMSVCVYSPGQHDGEQYPDLVTYQVPPEDVTPQIVPRFQDPDDPLCFVIVCNKLLTGFDAPIEQAMYLDNPLTDHSLLQAIARTNRVYGTQKDHGLIVDYIGVSTKLDEALAAYRREDVAAALHDEEALHDQLRAAHRAVLALIASVPRTADVKEDVKAVIAYLRTEDAWFVFRAAADTFVKAYATLAPDPRVLPYQADLKFIGAVMPYGTLHFEQTEETDWKAYSEKVRAMLDEHLEVTGLKMVCKLRSLTEPGFWDDFGGGSGDEAVDLKTAAVRKLAELKKVTTERAAKNPARYAKFSDRIKELIREFNAGLLGDQDVLDAAKEVAEGVVAEDEAHRGSGLPKTAFDLHAILEAFKPPPEAAPTTTHEPDAPPYDPDSGQVGGEKSTPPLSPLEQAALAIDALYASDETAPPHWQDKAQLKKGLRGQVRRLVKDLGLDGWAKRVPQAVEHYAVQHYRKP; via the coding sequence ATGAGCACGCCCTCCGAGTACACCCTCGTCGAGAAGCCGCTCCTCGACACGCTCCGCGACGCGTACGGCTACCGCGTCCTCCCGCCGAGCGCGCACGCGCCCTCCGCCGAGCCGGGGCGGCTGCGCGCCCGCGAGAACGAGGTGCTCTTCACGCCGCTCCTCGTGGACGCGCTCGTCCGCATCAACGGCATCCCCGAGGCTACGGCCCAGGCCGTCGCCGCCGACCTCGCGGGCCTGAGCGACAACGAGCGCTGGACCCAGATCCTGCGCGGCGAAACCTCCCGCCAGGTCCCCGGCGAGGACACCCACCGCACCATCCGGCTCATAGACTTTGACAACGTCGCCAACAACGACTTCGCCGTCACGAGCCAGCTCCGCGTCCAGGGCACCACGGTCCGCAAGCCCGATGTGGTCGTCTACGTCAACGGCGTCCCGCTCGTCGTCATCGAGGCCAAGAGCCCCACGAACAAAAGCCAGGGCATCTTCGACACCATCGACCAGGTGAAGTCGCTGGAGCGCGAGGTGCCGCGGCTCTTCGCGCCCAACCTGCTCAACATCGCCACGACCGACGTGGACCTGAGGTACGGCGCGACGGGGGCCCCGAAGGAGTTCTGGAGCCGCTGGCGCGACCCGTGGCCGCGCAAGTCTAGCGAGTTCGCCGACGCCACGGCGCAGGGAGCGTATGCGCTGCTGGAGCCGTCGCGGCTCCTCGACATCCTGGCGCACTTCGTCGTCTTCGAGACGCGCGACGGCGTGACGGTCAAGAAAGTCTGCCGCTACCAGCAGTACCGCGCCGTCAACAAGATGGTGCAGCGCGTGGTCGAGGGCGCGCACCGCGCGGGGCTGATCTGGCACACGCAGGGCTCGGGCAAGAGCCTCACGATGGTCTTCGCCGCGCTCAAGCTCAAGCTGCACCGTGGCATCACCAGCCCGCGGCTGACCAACCCCAACCTGCTTGTCCTCACCGACCGCATCGACCTCAACACGCAGATCACGCAGACCTTCCAGGCCGTCGGCATCCCCAACATCACGCAGCCGAGAAGCATCCGCGAACTGCGCAAGGCCGTGACGCCCGGGTCGGTGGGCAAGGTGGTGCTCTCGACCATCTTCAAGTTCCACTGGGACGATCCACGCTTGAAGTCGAGGGTGCTCGCCCAGCGCCAAGCCGCGCTCCGCGAACTCGCCGTGGACGGGTCCGAGAACTGGATCCTGATGGTCGATGAGGCGCACCGTGGTCAGGAGAAAGACCTCGGGGCCTACGTCCGCGCGATCCTCCCCGACGCCACGCGGTTCGGCTTCACCGGCACGCCCGTCAAAAAGGGCGACACGGACACGTTCAGGAATTTCGGAGTCCCGGGCGAGGCCTACCTCGACAAGTACGGCATCCAGGACGCCGTGGACGACGGCGCGACGGTCCCGATCTACTACCAGGGCCGCATGACCGAGTGGCACCTGTACGCCAAGGAGATCGACGTGCTCTTCGACCAGTGGTTCGCGGGCGAGCCGCCCGAGCGGATCGAGGAGCTCAAGCGCCGCGGCGTCACCAAGGGCGACCTCGCCCGCTTCCAGCCGCGCATCGACCTCATCGCGCAGGACATCTGGGCGCACTACCGAGATAGCGTCGCGCCCGACGGCTTCAAGGCCCAGATCTGCGCCATCGACCGGCGCGCGTGCGTGGCCTACAAAAAGGCGCTCGACAAGGTCATCGCGAAGTCGCTCCGCAAGACCAAGGGCTACAAAAAGAAGAAGGCCAAGCGCAAGGCCGCCGCGATGTCGGTGTGCGTCTACAGCCCCGGCCAGCACGACGGCGAGCAGTATCCGGACCTCGTCACGTACCAGGTCCCGCCCGAGGACGTGACGCCCCAGATCGTCCCGCGCTTCCAGGACCCCGACGACCCGCTGTGCTTCGTGATCGTGTGCAACAAGCTGCTCACCGGCTTCGACGCGCCCATCGAGCAGGCGATGTACCTCGACAACCCGCTCACGGACCACAGCCTCCTCCAGGCCATCGCCCGCACCAACCGGGTCTACGGCACGCAGAAGGACCACGGCCTCATCGTGGACTACATCGGCGTCTCCACGAAGCTCGACGAGGCGCTCGCCGCGTACCGCCGCGAGGACGTGGCCGCCGCCCTGCACGACGAGGAGGCGCTGCACGACCAGCTCCGCGCCGCCCACCGCGCCGTGCTGGCCCTGATCGCATCGGTCCCCCGCACTGCCGACGTGAAGGAAGACGTGAAGGCCGTCATCGCCTACCTCCGCACCGAGGACGCCTGGTTCGTCTTCCGCGCCGCGGCGGACACGTTCGTTAAGGCGTACGCCACGCTCGCGCCCGACCCGCGCGTGCTGCCCTACCAGGCCGACCTGAAGTTCATCGGGGCCGTCATGCCGTACGGCACGCTCCACTTCGAGCAGACCGAAGAAACCGACTGGAAGGCCTACAGCGAGAAGGTCCGCGCCATGCTCGACGAGCACCTGGAGGTGACGGGGCTGAAGATGGTCTGCAAGCTCCGCAGCCTCACGGAGCCCGGCTTCTGGGACGACTTCGGCGGCGGCTCTGGTGATGAAGCGGTGGACCTCAAGACCGCCGCCGTGCGCAAGCTGGCCGAGTTGAAGAAGGTGACCACGGAGCGCGCCGCGAAGAATCCCGCGCGCTACGCCAAGTTCAGCGACCGCATCAAGGAGCTGATCCGCGAGTTCAACGCCGGGCTGCTGGGCGACCAGGACGTGCTCGACGCCGCCAAGGAGGTCGCCGAGGGCGTCGTGGCCGAGGACGAGGCGCACCGCGGCTCGGGCCTCCCCAAGACCGCCTTCGACCTGCACGCGATCCTGGAAGCGTTCAAGCCGCCGCCGGAGGCGGCGCCCACCACGACGCACGAGCCGGACGCGCCGCCCTACGACCCTGACTCCGGCCAGGTCGGCGGTGAGAAGAGCACGCCGCCGCTGTCGCCGCTGGAGCAGGCCGCCCTCGCCATAGATGCGCTCTACGCCTCCGACGAGACCGCGCCGCCGCACTGGCAGGACAAAGCGCAGCTCAAGAAAGGGCTCCGCGGGCAGGTCCGGCGGCTCGTGAAAGACCTCGGGCTCGACGGGTGGGCGAAGCGGGTCCCGCAGGCCGTCGAGCACTACGCCGTCCAGCACTACCGCAAGCCCTGA
- a CDS encoding HAD hydrolase family protein codes for MIQLFLSDIDGCLSVPYQPWDLARLAEFAALAREPHAPRLGLCTGRSYSYAEAMAQAIDARGPVLFESGAGWFDLASAATRWHPALTEDVRAALAEARRFLEHTLVPRFAGLSVDGAKQAQAGFVAPSEAVIEATLPEVEAFVADQLGGGFHVFHTEVSVDVVPHALTKAQAMRWVADEEQLPLDALAFIGDTGGDIEALETVGHGFAPANATQSVRSSAARLLDGAVLDGALEAFRWCMSYNASSSTPIAG; via the coding sequence GTGATCCAGCTTTTCCTCTCCGACATCGACGGCTGCCTCTCGGTGCCGTACCAGCCCTGGGACCTCGCCCGGCTGGCCGAGTTCGCCGCCCTGGCGAGGGAGCCGCACGCGCCACGCCTGGGCCTCTGCACGGGCCGCTCCTACAGCTACGCCGAGGCGATGGCGCAGGCGATCGACGCGCGCGGCCCGGTGCTCTTTGAAAGCGGCGCCGGGTGGTTCGACCTGGCGAGCGCCGCCACACGGTGGCACCCCGCGCTCACCGAAGACGTCCGCGCTGCCCTCGCCGAGGCCCGGCGGTTCCTCGAGCACACGCTCGTCCCGCGCTTCGCGGGGCTCTCGGTGGACGGGGCGAAGCAGGCCCAGGCGGGCTTCGTGGCGCCTAGCGAGGCCGTTATCGAGGCGACGCTGCCTGAGGTGGAAGCATTCGTAGCGGACCAACTGGGGGGCGGCTTCCATGTGTTTCACACCGAGGTGTCCGTGGACGTGGTCCCACACGCGCTCACCAAGGCCCAGGCGATGCGGTGGGTGGCCGACGAGGAACAGCTACCTCTCGACGCCCTCGCCTTCATCGGCGACACCGGCGGCGACATCGAGGCACTGGAGACCGTTGGCCATGGCTTCGCGCCAGCAAACGCGACACAATCGGTGCGATCAAGTGCCGCACGGCTGCTTGATGGTGCGGTTCTTGATGGGGCGCTGGAAGCCTTCCGCTGGTGCATGTCGTATAATGCGTCAAGCTCCACTCCTATCGCGGGTTAG
- a CDS encoding SDR family oxidoreductase: MADTPAHGLLTNKVGLVFGALDENSIAWHIAEAIHREGGRFVLSNAPVTKRFGSLEGLAEKTGSPIVYADATSMDDIAAVYARAQEDFGQPCDFVVHSIGMGLNVRKNRAYTDLHYDWYHKTLDISAMSLHRIIKAGIDAEAIANGASILSLSYIAAQRVFSKYSEMADAKALLESITRNFGYWLGERRVRINTVSQSPTRTTAGQGIKGFDAMYEFADRIAPLGNADAASCADYCVTLLSDLTRMVTMQTLYHDGGFSSMGISDAFVEVFAQALDGE, from the coding sequence ATGGCTGACACCCCCGCTCACGGCCTCCTGACCAACAAAGTCGGCCTCGTCTTCGGCGCGCTCGACGAGAACTCCATCGCGTGGCACATCGCCGAGGCGATCCACCGCGAGGGCGGGCGCTTCGTGCTCTCCAACGCGCCCGTCACGAAGCGCTTCGGCTCGCTCGAAGGCCTGGCCGAGAAGACGGGCAGCCCCATCGTCTACGCCGACGCCACCAGCATGGACGACATCGCCGCCGTCTACGCGAGAGCCCAGGAGGACTTCGGCCAGCCGTGCGACTTCGTCGTGCACTCGATCGGCATGGGCCTCAACGTGCGCAAGAACCGGGCGTACACGGACCTCCACTACGACTGGTACCACAAGACGCTCGACATCTCGGCGATGTCGCTCCACCGCATCATCAAGGCCGGCATCGACGCCGAGGCGATTGCGAACGGCGCCTCGATCCTCTCCCTGAGCTACATCGCCGCGCAGCGCGTTTTCTCGAAGTACAGCGAGATGGCCGACGCGAAGGCGCTCCTGGAGAGCATCACGCGCAACTTCGGCTATTGGCTCGGCGAGCGCCGCGTGCGCATCAACACGGTCAGCCAGAGCCCGACGCGCACGACCGCCGGGCAGGGCATCAAGGGCTTCGACGCGATGTACGAGTTCGCCGACCGCATCGCGCCGCTGGGCAACGCCGACGCCGCGAGTTGCGCCGACTACTGCGTGACGCTCCTCTCCGACCTCACCCGCATGGTGACGATGCAGACGCTCTACCACGACGGCGGCTTCTCGTCGATGGGCATCTCGGACGCCTTCGTCGAAGTCTTCGCCCAGGCCCTCGACGGCGAA
- a CDS encoding type I restriction-modification system subunit M, protein MPPTQPQSLTLAELERHLWGAADLLRGSIDSGDFKHYIFGLLFYKRLCDVWQEEYEQRLAEYDDADLAADPEEHRFHIPEGCFWADVRQVSVDIGTILNTSFRAIEDANPRLKGVFQDVDFANKQRFPDAMLERLLQHFEKHRMRRADVPSTVLGDAYEYLIAKFADDAGKKGGEFYTPKQVVRIMVEILQPEEGQTVYDPTCGSGGMLLEAVHYMERHGLNPKALTLFGQEKNLNTWAICKMSLFLHDIDDAFVERGDTLLDPKHFADAAAKTLRRFDLVLANPPFSLKKWGHARWSKGDPFGRDTYGCPPKSYGDLAFIQHMVASLSARGRMAVVVPHGVLFRGGAEGRIRKGLLEDDLIDAVVGLGPNLFYGTGIPAALVVIDRAKPPERRGQVLIVNGEKDFVPGKNQNNLSDENVARLAGAVHRYADEALFCRVVPLDEIRDNDHNLNLTRYVQTDPPPPPIDVKAEVATLHALMAQRDEAETRMAGFLRELGYAD, encoded by the coding sequence ATGCCCCCGACCCAGCCCCAGTCCCTCACCCTTGCCGAACTCGAACGCCACCTCTGGGGGGCCGCCGACCTCCTCCGCGGCTCCATCGACTCGGGCGACTTCAAGCACTACATCTTCGGGCTGCTCTTCTACAAACGCCTCTGCGACGTGTGGCAGGAGGAGTACGAGCAGCGCCTCGCCGAGTACGACGACGCGGACCTCGCGGCCGACCCCGAGGAGCACCGCTTCCACATCCCCGAGGGCTGCTTCTGGGCCGACGTGCGCCAGGTGTCGGTCGACATCGGGACGATCCTCAACACGTCGTTCCGGGCCATCGAGGACGCCAACCCGCGGCTGAAGGGCGTCTTCCAGGACGTCGACTTCGCCAACAAGCAGCGCTTCCCGGACGCGATGCTGGAGCGGCTGCTGCAGCACTTCGAAAAGCACCGGATGCGCCGGGCGGACGTGCCCTCGACCGTCCTCGGCGACGCGTATGAGTACCTCATCGCCAAGTTCGCCGACGACGCGGGCAAGAAGGGCGGCGAGTTCTACACGCCCAAGCAGGTCGTGCGCATCATGGTGGAGATCCTGCAGCCCGAGGAGGGCCAGACCGTCTACGACCCGACGTGCGGCTCGGGCGGCATGCTCCTCGAAGCCGTGCACTACATGGAGCGCCACGGCCTCAACCCGAAGGCGCTCACGCTCTTCGGCCAGGAGAAAAACCTCAACACGTGGGCCATCTGCAAGATGTCGCTCTTCCTCCACGACATCGACGACGCGTTCGTGGAGCGCGGCGACACGCTGCTCGACCCGAAGCACTTCGCCGACGCGGCCGCGAAGACGCTCCGGCGCTTCGACCTCGTGCTCGCCAACCCGCCGTTTAGCCTCAAGAAGTGGGGCCATGCGCGGTGGTCGAAGGGCGACCCGTTTGGGCGCGACACCTACGGCTGCCCGCCGAAGTCCTACGGCGACCTCGCGTTCATCCAGCACATGGTGGCCTCGCTCTCCGCCCGGGGCCGCATGGCCGTCGTGGTGCCGCACGGCGTCCTCTTCCGCGGCGGGGCCGAGGGCCGCATCCGCAAAGGGCTCCTCGAAGACGACCTCATCGACGCCGTGGTGGGGCTGGGGCCGAACCTGTTCTACGGCACCGGCATCCCGGCGGCGCTTGTGGTGATCGACCGCGCCAAGCCGCCCGAACGGCGCGGTCAGGTGCTGATCGTGAACGGCGAGAAGGACTTCGTGCCGGGGAAGAACCAGAACAACCTCTCCGACGAGAACGTGGCCCGGCTGGCCGGGGCCGTCCACCGCTACGCCGACGAGGCCCTCTTCTGCCGCGTGGTGCCCCTGGACGAGATCCGCGACAACGACCACAACCTCAACCTCACGCGCTACGTGCAGACCGACCCGCCGCCCCCGCCCATCGACGTGAAGGCGGAGGTGGCAACCCTCCACGCCCTCATGGCGCAGCGCGACGAGGCCGAGACCCGCATGGCTGGATTCCTACGAGAGCTGGGCTATGCTGACTGA
- a CDS encoding inositol monophosphatase family protein, which yields MLELSRDVAVAAALRAGAFIRQHAGTITADQIRAKGTHDFVTVVDEGAERRILDTLRRAFPDDAFLAEESTSLEHAATFDGRRWIIDPLDGTTNFTHGVPPYAVSIALQEGDRVTVAVVYEVTTGDLFTAVRGGGAELNGAPIRVSETATLDDSLIGTGFPFRDFRYVDGYLATMRQFMQATRGLRRPGAAAIDLAWVACGRYDGFFESGLKPWDVAAGLLLVEEAGGQISALPGLDAPLVSGSVIASNGAIHDAMAALCRPLAKAYGPVAGA from the coding sequence ATGCTCGAACTCTCTCGCGACGTGGCCGTCGCCGCGGCGCTCCGGGCCGGGGCCTTCATCCGGCAGCACGCCGGCACGATCACCGCCGACCAGATCCGCGCCAAAGGCACGCACGACTTCGTGACCGTCGTGGACGAGGGGGCCGAACGGCGCATCCTTGACACGCTCCGCCGCGCCTTTCCCGACGACGCCTTCCTCGCCGAGGAGAGCACGAGCCTGGAGCACGCCGCGACCTTCGACGGCCGACGTTGGATCATCGACCCGCTCGACGGGACGACCAACTTCACGCACGGCGTCCCGCCCTACGCGGTCTCGATCGCGCTCCAGGAGGGCGACCGGGTCACCGTGGCCGTCGTCTACGAAGTCACCACGGGCGACCTCTTCACGGCGGTGCGTGGCGGCGGGGCCGAGTTGAACGGCGCGCCGATCCGCGTCTCCGAGACGGCCACGCTTGACGACAGCCTCATCGGCACGGGCTTCCCCTTCCGCGACTTCCGCTACGTGGACGGCTACCTCGCGACCATGCGGCAGTTCATGCAGGCGACGCGCGGGTTGCGCCGTCCGGGTGCTGCCGCCATCGACCTCGCGTGGGTGGCGTGCGGGCGCTACGACGGCTTCTTCGAGAGCGGCCTCAAGCCGTGGGACGTCGCCGCGGGGCTGCTGCTCGTAGAGGAAGCGGGCGGCCAGATCTCCGCGCTGCCCGGCCTCGACGCGCCGCTCGTGAGCGGAAGTGTGATCGCGAGCAACGGCGCGATCCACGACGCGATGGCAGCCCTGTGCCGACCGCTCGCCAAGGCCTATGGCCCGGTCGCAGGCGCCTAG
- a CDS encoding response regulator: MTSETPSPSAAPAPTTDARPTILVADDYPENRRLLYFYLRDAYRILEAESAEEAIETLRNEHVDLAIMDLNFRDGMNGMEAAEVVRADDALAHLPLLALTAYAYPDDRRRCLEAGFTDYLSKPVFKQAMRDKVADLLSDADGGDGASSGDPTLWISKK, encoded by the coding sequence ATGACCTCCGAGACTCCCTCGCCCTCGGCGGCCCCGGCTCCCACCACCGACGCACGCCCGACGATCCTCGTGGCAGACGACTACCCGGAGAACCGCCGCCTCCTCTACTTCTACCTCCGCGACGCCTACCGCATCCTCGAAGCCGAGAGCGCGGAGGAAGCCATCGAGACGCTCCGCAACGAGCACGTCGACCTGGCGATCATGGACCTCAACTTCCGCGACGGCATGAACGGCATGGAGGCCGCCGAGGTTGTCCGCGCCGACGATGCCCTGGCACACCTGCCGCTGCTCGCCCTCACGGCCTACGCCTACCCCGACGACCGCCGCCGCTGCCTCGAAGCAGGCTTCACGGACTACCTCTCGAAGCCGGTCTTCAAGCAGGCGATGCGCGACAAGGTCGCCGACCTGCTGAGCGACGCCGACGGCGGCGACGGCGCCTCATCCGGCGACCCCACGCTCTGGATCAGCAAGAAATAG
- a CDS encoding restriction endonuclease subunit S: MIDHPQPLLSRRGATLNTPERRYMQTEIPAGWETRRLGEVAKLIMGQSPPSSLYNEEGRGLPFYQGNAEFGYLHPVAKNWIEKEFKVAEPGDVLVSVRAPVGELNVAAERCVIGRGLAAVRGTQLDRAFTYYLMAERSQRLASLGQGSTFDAINSGDLRGLRVSVPPLPEQKKIAAILASVDEAIQATEAVIEQTRRVKEGLLQDLLTRGIGHTRFKQTRIGEIPEAWEVKRLQEICREKITYGIVQCGPHVDDGVPYVRVSDMLAPELSVSGMLRTDPEIAAKFSRSRVEVGDVIYALRGKIGEVRLVSPSVAGANLTQGTARLSPAASVSPHFLLWVMRSPATMKQGELEAKGSTFKEITLARLRQLRIPVPPLHEQDAIVDRLQSAEASERQSTESLELMQEVKTGLLQDLLTGAVRVAP; encoded by the coding sequence ATGATCGACCACCCCCAGCCCCTCCTGTCCAGGAGGGGAGCTACACTCAACACCCCTGAGCGCCGCTATATGCAGACTGAGATTCCAGCCGGGTGGGAAACGAGACGGCTTGGCGAGGTTGCCAAGTTGATTATGGGCCAATCGCCTCCCTCGTCTCTGTACAACGAGGAAGGGCGAGGTCTCCCTTTTTATCAGGGCAACGCGGAATTTGGCTATCTCCACCCCGTCGCGAAGAACTGGATTGAGAAGGAGTTCAAGGTCGCAGAGCCGGGCGATGTGCTCGTTAGCGTTCGTGCTCCTGTAGGTGAACTCAACGTAGCTGCCGAACGCTGTGTAATCGGCAGGGGACTAGCGGCTGTCCGTGGCACTCAGCTCGACAGAGCGTTTACCTACTATCTGATGGCTGAGCGGAGTCAGCGCCTTGCTTCGCTAGGTCAGGGGAGCACGTTTGATGCGATCAACAGCGGGGACCTACGGGGTCTGCGAGTGTCCGTACCACCGCTCCCCGAGCAGAAAAAGATCGCCGCCATCCTCGCCTCCGTGGACGAGGCCATCCAGGCGACCGAGGCGGTCATCGAGCAGACCCGGCGCGTGAAGGAGGGGCTGCTGCAAGACCTGCTCACCCGAGGCATCGGGCACACGCGGTTCAAGCAGACGAGGATTGGGGAGATTCCCGAGGCGTGGGAGGTCAAACGTCTCCAAGAGATCTGCCGAGAGAAGATCACGTATGGCATCGTTCAGTGTGGTCCGCACGTTGACGATGGCGTGCCCTACGTCCGCGTGTCGGATATGCTGGCACCTGAACTGAGCGTCTCAGGAATGCTGCGGACCGATCCGGAGATCGCGGCCAAATTCTCTCGCTCTAGAGTTGAGGTAGGTGATGTCATCTATGCACTCCGAGGGAAGATTGGCGAGGTACGATTGGTATCGCCTAGTGTCGCTGGAGCAAACCTCACCCAGGGCACAGCAAGGCTGTCGCCTGCTGCCTCGGTGAGTCCCCATTTCCTTCTTTGGGTGATGCGAAGCCCCGCTACCATGAAGCAAGGCGAGCTTGAGGCCAAGGGCAGCACCTTCAAAGAGATCACCCTGGCTCGGCTTAGGCAGTTGCGAATTCCTGTTCCTCCACTGCATGAGCAAGATGCCATCGTAGATCGGCTCCAGTCTGCCGAAGCGTCGGAACGACAGAGTACCGAGTCGTTGGAATTGATGCAGGAAGTCAAAACTGGGCTTCTCCAAGACCTCCTCACCGGCGCGGTCCGCGTCGCGCCATGA